The DNA region CCGGTGGCGACGCCTACGTCGCCAAGCACACCGATGACCCGACCACTCTGGACGCGGTGTTGACCAACGCCCCGGCCGGTTCCACCGTCAACGGCGGCGTCTACTGGGATGTCTACCGGGGCTTGGTGACTCACGTGGTGATGCTGTCGCGCAACACCGGGCTGCGCCTGGCGCAGTGGAACCTGTGAGCTGACCGCCGGGTTGGATACGGCGGTCCAGCTTCGGCTCTCCTCCGTCGAACCTCGCTGACCACCGGGTTGGATACGGCGGTCCAGCTTCGGCTCTGCGCTAGCCGCCGCTACTCAACGCCAGCAGCCGGGAAGTCGCCCGCAGGTATTTCTTGCGGTAGCCGCCGGCCATCATCTCGGCACTGAAGATCTGGTCCAGCTTGGCCCCGGACGCCACCACCGGGATGCCGGCGTCGTAGAGCCGGTCGGTGAGCGCCACGAGTCGCAGCGCCACGTTCTGGTCGTCGATGGGGTGCGCATCGGTGAGGAACACCGCGGCGACGCCCTCGATCAGCGTCAGGTACCGCGACGGGTGCATGGTGGCCAGGTGCTCGCACAACCCGTCGAAGTCATCCAGCGTCGCCCCCGGACGTGCCGCCGCGCGCCGGGCGATCTCCTGCGTCGACGGCGGCTCCGGTGCCGGCGGTAGGTCGCGGTGCCGGTAGTCCGGTCCGTCGACCCGTACGGGGTTGAAAATGCTTGCCAACGCGTGGATCTCACGGAGGAAATCCTGGACCGCGAAGCGGCCCTCACCGAGCTGATCGGGCAGGGTGTTGGAGGTGGCGGCGATGGACACCCCGCGCGCCACCAGTTCGGACAACAGCCGCGACACCAAGGTGGTGTTGCCGGGATCGTCGAGTTCGAACTCGTCGATGCAGACCACGGTGTAGCCGCCGAGCAACTCGATGCATTCGGTGAAACCGAATACCCCGGCCAGTTGGGTCAGCTCCATGAACGTCGCGAAGGCGGTTCCCGGTGCTTCGGCGGCGCCCCGGCCGCTGCCCGAATCGGTGATCCGGCGGTAGATCGAGGCCAGCAGATGCGTCTTGCCGACGCCGAATCCGCCGTCGAGGTAGATGCCCACCCCCGGCAGCACTTCCCGCTTGCCGAACAGCTTGCGTCGTCCCGCGCGCCGGACCAGCGCCTGCTCGCAGAACGCGGTACAGGCGGTTACCGCGGCGGCCTGGGTGGGCTGCGACGGGTCGGGCCGGTAGCTGTCGAAGCTGGCTCCGTCGAACGTCGGCGGCGGGGTGAGCTGGGCGATCAAGCGTTCCGGCGACACCGCCGGATGCCTGTCCACCAGGCGGTCGAGAGACTCAGTGGCAGGATTGGACACCCACGAACTCTAGTCGCATGGTGCAATCGAGATCATGTCCGATCAGAGCGCCGACCCCGGATTCTCCCTGCTGGGCTCTTCGGGGCCCGTCGATGACGCCGAACTGGGCCGGTTGTACGGCTATCCCGACACCGGCGGCCCGACGATGTGGGTGCGGGCCAACTTCATCGGGAGCATCGACGGCGGTGCGACCGTGGCGGGCACCTCCGGCGGCCTGGCCGGACCGGGCGACCGTGCCCTGTTCATGCTGTTGCGGGCGCTGGCCGATGTCGTCCTGGTGGGGGCGGGCACGATTCGGGTCGAGAACTACGGCGGCGCGCGGCTCGGCGTCGCGCAGCGTGCGAGCCGCCGTGAACGCGGGCAGACCGAGGTACCTCGACTGGCGATCGTGAGCCGGTCCGGGCAACTGGACCGCGACCTGCGGGTGTTCACCGACACCGAACTGGCGCCGTTGGTGCTGACCTGTGCGGCGGTCGCCGACGATACCCGGCGGAGCCTGTCCGGCCGCGCCGAAGTCGTGGCGTGCTCGGGCTCCGATCCCCAGCGGGTCGACGAGACGGCGGTGCTGGCCGAATTGGCTCGGCGCGATCTGTACCGGGTGCTCACCGAGGGCGGCCCGACCCTGTTGAGTTCGTTCATCGAGCGTGAACTGCTCGACGAACTGTGTCTGACCGTGGCGCCCTACCTGGTCGGCGGTCTGGCCCGCCGCATCGCCACCGGCCCGGGCGAACTGACCACCCCGATGCGCTGCGCACACCTGCTCACCGACGAATCCGGCTACCTCTACGGACGCTACGTCAAAAGCCCGCGCCTATAAGGTGACAGGCATGACCAGCTTTTCGAGGTTCGCCCGGCTCGCGGTGGTGGTGGCCGTGCTGGCCGGGTCCGCACCGGCGCTGAGCGGATGTGCGCCGGGGCTGGCCGCCGATCCGCGTTTCGCCACCGACTCCGGCGCCGGCCCGCAGGGCCAACCCGAGTCCACCGTGGAGCAGTCCGGGCCGCCGCAGATCGAGGTACCCAAGAACGACCTGCCCTGGCATGACTGCACGGCCCGGGTGTTCGGTGACGCCGCGGCGCCGCCCACCCCCGGGGTGCGGCTGGACTGCGCCAGCTACGACGCCGACATCGACCCGCTCGGCAACAGTTCGACCTCCATCGGCATCGGGGTGGTGCGGGCCCGGTCGGTGCAGACACCGGCGGATGCCGGGCCGATCGTGTTCACCACCGGCTGGGATCTGCCGTCGTCGCTGCAGCTGCCGATCTGGCTGTCCCGCGGCGGAGCCGACGTGCTCAAGAGTCATCCGATCATCGCGGTGGACCGCCGCGGCACCGGGATGTCGAGCCCGGTGGACTGCCGTGACCGCGGGCAGCGCGACACCATGTGGAACCAGGCGCAGTTCGCGCCCGGCGACGACCCGGTGGCCAATCTGACCACGGTGACGACGGAAGCGACCACCGACTGCACCGATTCCATCTCCCCCGGCGAATCGTCCTACGACAACGCCCACGCCGCGACCGACCTCGAACGCCTGCGCAGCATCTGGGATGTTCCCGCGCTGGCGCTGCTGGGTATCGGAAACGGCGCCCAGATCGCACTGGCCTACGCCGGATCCCATCCCGGCAAGGTGGCCCGGTTGGCGCTGGACTCCCCCATCCCCCTCGGGGTGGCCGCCGAAGCGGCCGCCGAGCAGCGGGTCAAGGGGCAGGAAGCGGCGTTCGAGGTGTTCGTCGCGCAGTGCGTCGCGGTGGACTGTGCGCTGGGACCGGACCCGAAAGCAGCCGTCGACGCGCTGTTGGCGTCGGCTCGTGCCGGGCACGGCCCCGGCGGTGCTTCGGTGGCGGCGGTCACCAACGCCATCGTCACCAGCCTGGGGTATCCGACCGGCGACCGGGTGAGCAGCACCAACGAACTGGCCAGAGCACTGGCCGCTGCCAATAGCGGTGACGCCAACCTGCTGACCAACTTGATCAACCGGGCCGAGGGCATCACCGGCGGCGACGGCCACTTCATCAATTTCTGCGCCGACGCACTCAATCGGCCCACCCCGGACCGTATCCGCGAACTGGTGGTCGCCTGGGGCAAGGAGTACCCGCAGTTCGGCACGGTCGGCGCCCTGGACATGGCGCAGTGCCTGAGCTGGCCCAGTAGCAGCACTCCCGAACCGCCCAAGGAGCTCAACGTCGAAGTCCTGCTCCTGGGTGTGCAGAACGATCCGATCGTCGGCGAGGAAGGGGTGGCGGCCACCGCCGCCGCCGTAATCAACGCCGGCACGGCCAGCAAGCGGGTGATGTGGCAGGGCATCGGGCACGGGGCCGCGGTGTATTCGTCATGCACGCTGCCCCCGCTGATCGGCTACCTGGACAGCGGCGCACTACCCGAAACCGACGTGTACTGCCCGGCCTGATCCGGCCCCTGGGGACCGGTCCGCGGTACGGTTCGCTGGTGACGGCAGCCGACTCCTTCCTGAACCGGGCGGGCACCGCCCTGCTGGCCGCGTTCCGGCCCCCGACGACCGCACCCACTACCGCGACGGTGCTGCGTTCGGTGCTGTGGCCCATCGCCATCATGTCGTTGATCCACCGGGCCGTCGTGCTGCCCCTGAACGGCAACATCACCGACGACTTCAAACCGGTCTACCGGGCGGTGCTGAACTTCCGGCACGGCTTGGACATCTACAACGAGCACTTCGACTACGTCGACCCGCATTATCTGTACTCTCCCGGCGGCACGCTGCTGATGTCGCCGTTCGGCTATCTGCCGGAGATGCTGTCGCGCTACACGTTCATCGCCACCAACACGCTTGCGATCGTGCTCGCGGCGTACCTGCTGCTGCGGATGTTCGGTTTCGGGCTGGGGTCGGTCGCGGCCCCCGCGCTGCTCGCGGCGATGTTTCTCACCGAGAGTGTCAGCAGCACACTGGTGTTCACCAACATCAACGGCGTGATCCTGTTGGCCGAGGTGCTGTTCCTGCGCTGGCTGCTCGACGGCCGGGCGAGCCGGCAGTGGTGGGCCGGTATCGCGATCGGGCTGACCCTGGTGGTCAAACCGGTACTGGCACCGCTGCTGTTGTTGCCCCTGCTCAGCAGGCAGTGGCGCCCGTTCGTCGGCGCGATCACCGTGCCGGTGCTGTTCAACGTGGTGGCCTACCCGATGGCCAGCGATCCGAAGAGCTATTTCACCCAGACCGTGCCCTACATCATGGGCACCCGCGACTACTTCAACTCCTCGATCCTGGGCAACGGCGTCTATTTCGGTCTGCCGCCCGCGCTGATCTTGTTCCTGCGGGTGCTGTTCGTCGTGCTCGCCGGGGTCAGCCTGTGGCTGCTCTACCGCTATTACCGCACCCGTGATGCCCGGTTCTGGATGCTGACGTCCTCCGGCGTGGTGCTGACCGCATCGTTCCTGGTGTTGTCGCTGGGGCAGGGCTACTACTCGATCGTGTTGCTCCCGTTCCTGATGACGGTGGTGCTGCCGAACTCGGTGCTGCGCAACTGGCCGGCATGGCTGGCCGTGTACGGCTTCATGACGCTGGACAAGTGGCTGATCTTCCGTTGGATGAACGTCGGTCGCCCACTGGACTACCTCAAGATCACCTACGGCTGGTCGCTGCTGCTGATCGTGGTGTGCACCGTGTTGTGCTACCGCTACCTCGACGCACGCGAACAGGGCAGGCTCGACGACGGGATCGATCCGGCCTGGCTGGCGACCGGGCCGGCGAAGACTAACGTGGAGGCATGACGTCTCCCAAGGTGTCCCTGTCCGACGACGAGTGGCGGGCCAAGCTCACCCCGCAGGAGTTCGCGGTGCTGCGCCGCGCCGGCACCGAGCCGCCCAACACCGGTGAGTACACCGACACCACCACCGAGGGTGTCTACGAGTGCCGAGCGTGCGGCGCCGAATTGTTCCGCAGCAGCGAGAAATTCCATTCGCACTGCGGGTGGCCGTCGTTCTTCGACCCGGCCGACTCCGACGCGGTGATCCTGCGCTCGGACGACTCACTGGGGATGCGGCGCACCGAGGTGCTGTGCGCGTCGTGCCACAGCCATCTGGGGCACGTGTTCACCGGTGAGGGCTACCCCACCCCGACCGACCAGCGTTACTGCATCAACTCGATCTGCCTGCGGCTGGTGCCGAAAGGCTGAGCGGCCGGTGGCCTACGGCAGTGCGGCCACCAACTTCTCGACGTCGACCCGCGGACCGGTGAAGAACGGGGTCTCTTCGCGGGCGTGCAAGCGCGCCTCGGTGTTCCGCAGGTCGCGCATCAGGTCGACGATGCGATCGAGTTCGGGCGCCTCGAAGGCCAGGATCCATTCGTAGTCGCCGAGCGCGAACGCCGGCACGGTGTTCGCCCGGACGTCCTTGTACTCCCGGGCGGCCATCCCGTGTTCGGCCAGCATCCGCCGACGGTCCTCCTCGGGCAGCACGTACCACTCCAGCGACCGCACGAACGGGTACACGCAGATGTAGTCCCCGGCCGGTTCACCGGCGATGAACGCCGGGACGTGGCTCCGGTTGAACTCGGCGGGCCGGTGCAGGGCGACGTTGCTCCACACCGGGTCGCAGAGCCGCCCCAGCGCGGTGCGGCGGAAACCGGAGTAGGTGGCCTGCAGGTCTTCGATGCGCTCGGCGTGCGACCAGATCATGAAGTCGGCGTCCGCGCGCAACCCGGCGACGTCGTAGATGCCGCGGATCACCACGCCCCGCTCTTCCTGCTGTTTGAGGAAGGTCGCGGTCTGGTCGGCGATCGCCTCGCGGCTTTCCGAACTCTCGTCGAGTCCGCCCGGGTTGACCGAGAAGACCGAGAACATCACGTAGCGGAGAGTGGAGTTCAACTTGTCGTAGTCGAGGTGCGCCATGGCTCATATGCTGCCACGATCCGACGCGAAGGTGCCACGCGGTGGTCGCAAGCGCGGCGGAGCCGGGCGACGCGGGCCACCGCCATGTTCTACACGGTGGTCGCAAGCGCGGCGGAGCCGGGCGACGCGGGCCACCGCCATGTTCTACGCGGTGGTCGCAAGCGCGGCGGAGCCGGGCGACGCGGGCCACCGCCAACTCTTAGGGCGCCGGGGTGGCGCTGATGACGGCCGCCACCGCGCGATCGGCCGCGGCGATACAGGCCGGCACCCCGATGCCGTCGAGGTAGTTGCCGGCCACCGCCACCGTGGGTGGCAACGCGGCGCGCAACCCGGTGACCAGAGCGGCGTGCCCCGACCGGTATTGCGGCATCGCTGCAGGCCAACGCTGTACGCGTACCTCGATCGGGTCCACCGAGACACCGAAGACGGCCGCCAGGTCCTGCACCGACCATGCAACCAGTTCCGCGTCGGAGACACCGGTGCGGGAATCGCCGAACCGGCCGAAGGACATCCGCAGCACCTCGACGCTGCCGCCGTGCCCGCGGTCGCCCCACTTGCGCGAGGTCAGGGTGATCGCCTTGGAGTGCAGTCGCTCACCGGTGGCCACCAGCACCCCGGAGTTGTCCGGGAACGGCGCGCCGGCGGGCACCGCCATGGCCACCACCACCGAGGAGGCGTTGCCGATCCGGCTGGCCGCCGCCGCGGCGCGCGGCGCGAACCCGGTCGCCAGCCGGGCCAACACCGGGGCCGGGACCGCGACGATCACCCGGTCGGCGCGATGGTGGCCGCCGCCGGCATCCCGCAGCAGCCAGCCGTCGTCGACCGGATCGATCTGTGTCACCGCCGACTGCACCCAACGCGGCCGGGCGCTGCGGACCAGGGCGTCGACCAGGACCCGATATCCGCCTGCGATCGCACCGAACACCGGGGTGCCGGTGTTCGGTGGCAGCGCCCGCCGCACCGCCTCGGTCAGGCTGGGCGCGCCGTCGTCGAGCGCGGTCGCCAGGCCCGGGACGGCCGAGCGCAGTCCGACGGTGGCCGCCGAACCCGCATACACCCCACCGATGAGGGGGTCCACCGAGCAGGAGACCACCTGCTCACCGAAGCGGTCCGCGACCAACTCGCCCAGTGCCGGGTCACTGCCCGGTTCGAAGTCCAGCCGGCGACCGGGCTCCCCGTGGATGCGTGCAAGGGTCTCCGCGTCGACCAGGCCGGCCATCGACTCCGGCGAGGACGGGATGCCGTTGAGGGTGTCCGCCGGCAACCGATGCAGCAGTCGACGGCTGTACAGCAGCGGCCGTACCCCGGTGGTGCCGCGCTGCCGCGCGGCCAGGCCCAGCTCGCTCAGCAGCGCGGGTACCTCGGGCCGGCGGGCGACGAACGCCTCGGCACCCACATCGACGTTCAGGCCGCCCAGGGTCTCGGTCCGCAGGATTCCGCCGAGCCGGTCAGCCGGATCGAAGACGGTGATGTCGACTCCATCGCCGAGCGTGGCACGCAGCCGGTGGGCGGCGGCCAGACCGGAGATCCCACCCCCGACGATGCAGTACGACACGGTCACAGGGAGTGGACCAGCGTCACCAGGTCGGTCAACACACCGGGGTCGGCTTCGGGAGGAACCCCGTGCCCGAGGTTGAACACGTGGCCGGAGGCCCCGGCGGCGACCGCGGCACGACCGTCGGCGACCACCCCCCGGGCGACCCGTTCGACCACCGGCCAGCCCGCGAGCAGCACCGCGGGATCCAGATTGCCCTGCAGGGCGGTGCCGGGACCGACGCGGGCGGCCGCGTCGATCAGCGACGTCCGCCAGTCCACCCCCACCATGGTGGCCGGAGCCGGCCGCATCGCGTCTGCCATGGCACCCAGCAACTCGCCGGTGTGCACCCCGAAGTGCGTCATCGGCACCCCGCGGTCCGCCAGGGCGGCGAACACCCGCGAACTGTGCGGTGCCACGAAGCGGCGGTAGTCGGCCAGGCAGAGCGTTCCGGCCCAGGAGTCGAACAGCTGGATGGCATCCACGCCGTGATCGAGCTGCACGGCCAGGAATGCGATGGTCAGATCCGTGAGCCGGGTCATCAGCTCATGCCAGCTGTCCGGGTCGGCCTGCATCATCGCCTTGGTGCGGGCGTGGGTGCGGCTGGGTCCGCCCTCGACCAGGTAGGACGCCATGGTGAACGGCGCGCCGGCGAAGCCGATCAGCGGCACCTCCCCGAGGGCGCCCACCAGCAGCGATACCGCCTCGGCGACGGCGCTGACCTGCTGCGGTTCCAGTGGTTTGAGCGCGGCCACGTCGGCTGCGCTGCGCACCGGGTCGGCGATCACCGGCCCGACGTCGGGAACGATGTCCAGGTCCACCCCGGCGCCGCGCAGCGGCACCACGATGTCGGAGAACAGGATCGCGGCGTCGACCCCGTGCCGGCGCACCGGCTGCAGGGTGATCTCGCAGACCAGTTCGGGATCGAAGCAGGCCGCCAGCATGCTGTGCTGGGCACGCAGCTCGCGGTATTCCGGCAGGGAACGACCGGCCTGCCGCATGAACCAGACCGGAACCCGGTGGGGCTCGCGGCCGGCGATAGCGGCCAGGTACGGGGAATCAGGCAGTTCACGACGCGCACTCATCACGCCCAATGCTGCCACGCCCTCCCCGCACACCCGAACCGTCCCGATTCGGCGCGCCTGTCCGCCCCGATCGGCGCCGGGGGTTAGCGTGGAATTCGGTGACCCGCGTCGCAGCGGTGCGCAAGTGAACCCTTGGGGCCGGACGCCGGCGACGCGGCGCACAGCGATCAGTTAAGGAGCGGCACCCGTGACATCAGCCGAGCCTGCCCCATTCCGGGAAGCGGTGGCGACGATGCACGCCGCGACCGTGCGATCGGAGATCGAATTGGGGCCGATCCGGCCTCCGCAGCGGTTGGCACCGTACAGCTACGCGCTGGGTGCCGAGGTCAAACATCCCGAAACCGAGTTCGTCCCGGAGGACTCCGAGGGCGACGCCTTCGGGCGGCTGATCCTGCTCTACGACCCGGACGGCACCGACGCCTGGGACGGCACCATGCGGATGGTGGCATTCATCCAGGCCGACCTGGATCCGCACGAGGCGATCGACCCACTGCTGCCCGAAGTCGCGTGGAGTTGGCTGGTGGACGCGCTGGGTGCCCGCACCGAGCACGTCACCGCCTTGGGCGGGACCGTCACCGCCACCACCTCGGTGCGCTACGGCGACATCTCCGGTCCGCCGCGTGGGCACCAGTTGGAGCTGCGTGCGTCGTGGACGGCGACCACACCCGAGTTGAGCACCCACGTCCAGGCGTTCTGCGAGGTGCTCGAACACGCCGCCGGCCTGCCGCCGGTGGGTATCACCGACCTGAGTTCGCGAACCCGCGCCTGACGATGTCCGAGCAGATCACCGAATCCACCGCAGACGAGCCAGAGCCGACGCCGTTGGTGCATCCCGCGGACGGGGTGCCGGAGGTGTCGGTCACCGCGCGCCAGATCGGTGCCGCCGCCGACCAACTGGCCGGCGGTCGGGGGCCGTTCGCGGTGGATGCCGAGCGGGCGTCGGGTTTCCGCTACTCCAATCGGGCCTACCTGATCCAGATCCGGCGGGCCGGCGCGGGCACCGTGCTCATCGACCCGGTCGGAGCCGGAGAGGATCCCGCCGCCCTGCTGCGCCCGGTCGCCGAGGTGCTCGACGACGACGAGTGGATCCTGCACGCCGCCGATCAGGACCTGGCCTGCCTCGCCGAGGTGGGGATGTGGCCCAAAGCGCTCTACGACACCGAATTGGCCGGTCGACTGGCCGGTTTCGACCGGGTCAACCTCGCCGCGATGGTGCAGCGACTGCTGGGCCTGGGACTGGCCAAGGGCCACGGCGCCGCCGACTGGTCGAAAAGACCGCTTCCCGCCGACTGGCTCAACTATGCCGCCCTCGATGTCGAGGTTCTCATCGAACTGCGCGACGCGGTCGCCGCGGAGCTGGCCGATCAAGGTAAAACCGATTGGGCGGCACAGGAATTCAATCATCTTCGGATCACCGACTTCGCCACGACCACACGGCGCGACCGCTGGCGGCGCACCTCGGGTATCCACAAGGTTCGCGATCGGCGCGGCCTGGCCGCGGTGCGGGAACTCTGGACGGTCCGCGATCGGATCGCCGCGCGCCGCGATATCGCGCCGGGACGCATCCTGCCGGACTCCGCGATCATCGCCGCCGCCGTCGCCAACCCCACCACCGTCGAGGAACTGATCGCCCTGCCGGTCTTCGGCGGACCCAAGCAACGCCGCAACGCCCAGATGTGGCTGGGCGCACTGGCGACCGCCCGCGACAGCCGGGA from Mycolicibacter sp. MU0083 includes:
- the zapE gene encoding cell division protein ZapE translates to MSNPATESLDRLVDRHPAVSPERLIAQLTPPPTFDGASFDSYRPDPSQPTQAAAVTACTAFCEQALVRRAGRRKLFGKREVLPGVGIYLDGGFGVGKTHLLASIYRRITDSGSGRGAAEAPGTAFATFMELTQLAGVFGFTECIELLGGYTVVCIDEFELDDPGNTTLVSRLLSELVARGVSIAATSNTLPDQLGEGRFAVQDFLREIHALASIFNPVRVDGPDYRHRDLPPAPEPPSTQEIARRAAARPGATLDDFDGLCEHLATMHPSRYLTLIEGVAAVFLTDAHPIDDQNVALRLVALTDRLYDAGIPVVASGAKLDQIFSAEMMAGGYRKKYLRATSRLLALSSGG
- a CDS encoding pyrimidine reductase family protein yields the protein MSDQSADPGFSLLGSSGPVDDAELGRLYGYPDTGGPTMWVRANFIGSIDGGATVAGTSGGLAGPGDRALFMLLRALADVVLVGAGTIRVENYGGARLGVAQRASRRERGQTEVPRLAIVSRSGQLDRDLRVFTDTELAPLVLTCAAVADDTRRSLSGRAEVVACSGSDPQRVDETAVLAELARRDLYRVLTEGGPTLLSSFIERELLDELCLTVAPYLVGGLARRIATGPGELTTPMRCAHLLTDESGYLYGRYVKSPRL
- a CDS encoding alpha/beta fold hydrolase — protein: MTSFSRFARLAVVVAVLAGSAPALSGCAPGLAADPRFATDSGAGPQGQPESTVEQSGPPQIEVPKNDLPWHDCTARVFGDAAAPPTPGVRLDCASYDADIDPLGNSSTSIGIGVVRARSVQTPADAGPIVFTTGWDLPSSLQLPIWLSRGGADVLKSHPIIAVDRRGTGMSSPVDCRDRGQRDTMWNQAQFAPGDDPVANLTTVTTEATTDCTDSISPGESSYDNAHAATDLERLRSIWDVPALALLGIGNGAQIALAYAGSHPGKVARLALDSPIPLGVAAEAAAEQRVKGQEAAFEVFVAQCVAVDCALGPDPKAAVDALLASARAGHGPGGASVAAVTNAIVTSLGYPTGDRVSSTNELARALAAANSGDANLLTNLINRAEGITGGDGHFINFCADALNRPTPDRIRELVVAWGKEYPQFGTVGALDMAQCLSWPSSSTPEPPKELNVEVLLLGVQNDPIVGEEGVAATAAAVINAGTASKRVMWQGIGHGAAVYSSCTLPPLIGYLDSGALPETDVYCPA
- the aftC gene encoding arabinofuranan 3-O-arabinosyltransferase; the encoded protein is MGTGPRYGSLVTAADSFLNRAGTALLAAFRPPTTAPTTATVLRSVLWPIAIMSLIHRAVVLPLNGNITDDFKPVYRAVLNFRHGLDIYNEHFDYVDPHYLYSPGGTLLMSPFGYLPEMLSRYTFIATNTLAIVLAAYLLLRMFGFGLGSVAAPALLAAMFLTESVSSTLVFTNINGVILLAEVLFLRWLLDGRASRQWWAGIAIGLTLVVKPVLAPLLLLPLLSRQWRPFVGAITVPVLFNVVAYPMASDPKSYFTQTVPYIMGTRDYFNSSILGNGVYFGLPPALILFLRVLFVVLAGVSLWLLYRYYRTRDARFWMLTSSGVVLTASFLVLSLGQGYYSIVLLPFLMTVVLPNSVLRNWPAWLAVYGFMTLDKWLIFRWMNVGRPLDYLKITYGWSLLLIVVCTVLCYRYLDAREQGRLDDGIDPAWLATGPAKTNVEA
- the msrB gene encoding peptide-methionine (R)-S-oxide reductase MsrB, with the protein product MTSPKVSLSDDEWRAKLTPQEFAVLRRAGTEPPNTGEYTDTTTEGVYECRACGAELFRSSEKFHSHCGWPSFFDPADSDAVILRSDDSLGMRRTEVLCASCHSHLGHVFTGEGYPTPTDQRYCINSICLRLVPKG
- the hemQ gene encoding hydrogen peroxide-dependent heme synthase translates to MAHLDYDKLNSTLRYVMFSVFSVNPGGLDESSESREAIADQTATFLKQQEERGVVIRGIYDVAGLRADADFMIWSHAERIEDLQATYSGFRRTALGRLCDPVWSNVALHRPAEFNRSHVPAFIAGEPAGDYICVYPFVRSLEWYVLPEEDRRRMLAEHGMAAREYKDVRANTVPAFALGDYEWILAFEAPELDRIVDLMRDLRNTEARLHAREETPFFTGPRVDVEKLVAALP
- a CDS encoding protoporphyrinogen oxidase; amino-acid sequence: MTVSYCIVGGGISGLAAAHRLRATLGDGVDITVFDPADRLGGILRTETLGGLNVDVGAEAFVARRPEVPALLSELGLAARQRGTTGVRPLLYSRRLLHRLPADTLNGIPSSPESMAGLVDAETLARIHGEPGRRLDFEPGSDPALGELVADRFGEQVVSCSVDPLIGGVYAGSAATVGLRSAVPGLATALDDGAPSLTEAVRRALPPNTGTPVFGAIAGGYRVLVDALVRSARPRWVQSAVTQIDPVDDGWLLRDAGGGHHRADRVIVAVPAPVLARLATGFAPRAAAAASRIGNASSVVVAMAVPAGAPFPDNSGVLVATGERLHSKAITLTSRKWGDRGHGGSVEVLRMSFGRFGDSRTGVSDAELVAWSVQDLAAVFGVSVDPIEVRVQRWPAAMPQYRSGHAALVTGLRAALPPTVAVAGNYLDGIGVPACIAAADRAVAAVISATPAP
- the hemE gene encoding uroporphyrinogen decarboxylase → MSARRELPDSPYLAAIAGREPHRVPVWFMRQAGRSLPEYRELRAQHSMLAACFDPELVCEITLQPVRRHGVDAAILFSDIVVPLRGAGVDLDIVPDVGPVIADPVRSAADVAALKPLEPQQVSAVAEAVSLLVGALGEVPLIGFAGAPFTMASYLVEGGPSRTHARTKAMMQADPDSWHELMTRLTDLTIAFLAVQLDHGVDAIQLFDSWAGTLCLADYRRFVAPHSSRVFAALADRGVPMTHFGVHTGELLGAMADAMRPAPATMVGVDWRTSLIDAAARVGPGTALQGNLDPAVLLAGWPVVERVARGVVADGRAAVAAGASGHVFNLGHGVPPEADPGVLTDLVTLVHSL
- a CDS encoding DUF3000 domain-containing protein, which codes for MHAATVRSEIELGPIRPPQRLAPYSYALGAEVKHPETEFVPEDSEGDAFGRLILLYDPDGTDAWDGTMRMVAFIQADLDPHEAIDPLLPEVAWSWLVDALGARTEHVTALGGTVTATTSVRYGDISGPPRGHQLELRASWTATTPELSTHVQAFCEVLEHAAGLPPVGITDLSSRTRA
- a CDS encoding ribonuclease D produces the protein MSEQITESTADEPEPTPLVHPADGVPEVSVTARQIGAAADQLAGGRGPFAVDAERASGFRYSNRAYLIQIRRAGAGTVLIDPVGAGEDPAALLRPVAEVLDDDEWILHAADQDLACLAEVGMWPKALYDTELAGRLAGFDRVNLAAMVQRLLGLGLAKGHGAADWSKRPLPADWLNYAALDVEVLIELRDAVAAELADQGKTDWAAQEFNHLRITDFATTTRRDRWRRTSGIHKVRDRRGLAAVRELWTVRDRIAARRDIAPGRILPDSAIIAAAVANPTTVEELIALPVFGGPKQRRNAQMWLGALATARDSREPLEAPESNSGPPPPSRWSRRKPEAAARLEAARAALSTVSERVNVPTENLLTPELVRRLCWDWKPPSAEITTVIEEFLAEGGARPWQRELTVPVLGAALGDAAPER